The Methanomethylovorans hollandica DSM 15978 genome includes a region encoding these proteins:
- a CDS encoding DUF6948 domain-containing protein, with protein MEERICINGIEYERVKPVGELPYVIARTYSAGVFAGYLKERNGKEGTLLNARRIWYWDGAASLSQLAMEGTSKPTNCKFPIAVEQVVLTEIVEVLTVTRAGKKSIEEVPVWKK; from the coding sequence ATGGAAGAAAGGATATGTATCAATGGAATTGAATACGAGCGTGTGAAACCGGTCGGTGAATTGCCATATGTAATTGCAAGAACATACTCGGCTGGCGTATTTGCCGGATACCTGAAAGAACGCAACGGAAAAGAAGGTACACTTCTCAACGCTAGGAGAATTTGGTATTGGGATGGTGCGGCATCTTTGTCACAGCTTGCTATGGAGGGTACATCGAAACCCACAAACTGCAAATTCCCCATAGCAGTTGAGCAGGTTGTGTTGACTGAGATTGTCGAAGTCCTCACTGTCACGCGTGCCGGTAAGAAGAGCATTGAAGAGGTGCCAGTATGGAAGAAATAA
- a CDS encoding TFIIB-type zinc ribbon-containing protein — MKVCPECNSARLYRRIFAAEYRCTKCGLIFITPKIVDVPRDYSISTGVLTAIERKQRLEKIAQVHKANPHYTRTDLKMVCFESYYMVSRYWKEVYNSQMTMNKTG, encoded by the coding sequence ATGAAGGTATGTCCAGAATGCAACTCTGCCAGGTTGTACAGGCGAATATTCGCAGCAGAGTACCGCTGTACAAAGTGCGGGCTGATATTCATTACTCCGAAAATAGTAGACGTACCCCGGGATTATAGCATCAGTACCGGAGTACTCACTGCTATAGAGCGGAAGCAGAGGTTGGAAAAGATAGCCCAGGTACACAAAGCAAATCCCCACTACACCCGGACAGATCTTAAAATGGTTTGCTTTGAATCATACTATATGGTCAGCCGATACTGGAAAGAGGTGTACAATTCACAGATGACGATGAACAAAACGGGATAA